The Vulpes vulpes isolate BD-2025 chromosome 10, VulVul3, whole genome shotgun sequence genome has a window encoding:
- the PPP1CC gene encoding serine/threonine-protein phosphatase PP1-gamma catalytic subunit isoform X2, translated as MADIDKLNIDSIIQRLLEVRGSKPGKNVQLQENEIRGLCLKSREIFLSQPILLELEAPLKICGDIHGQYYDLLRLFEYGGFPPESNYLFLGDYVDRGKQSLETICLLLAYKIKYPENFFLLRGNHECASINRIYGFYDECKRRYNIKLWKTFTDCFNCLPIAAIVDEKIFCCHGGLSPDLQSMEQIRRIMRPTDVPDQGLLCDLLWSDPDKDVLGWGENDRGVSFTFGAEVVAKFLHKHDLDLICRAHQVVEDGYEFFAKRQLVTLFSAPNYCGEFDNAGAMMSVDETLMCSFQILKPAEKKKPNATRPVTPPRVTSGLNPSIQKASNYRNNTVLYE; from the exons ATGGCGGATATAGATAAACTCAACATCGACAGCATCATCCAACGGCTGCTGGAAG TGAGAGGGTCCAAGCCTGGTAAGAATGTCCAGCTACAGGAGAATGAAATCCGAGGACTGTGCTTAAAGTCCCGAGAGATCTTTCTCAGTCAGCCTATCCTACTAGAACTTGAAGCACCACTCAAAATATGTG GTGATATCCATGGGCAATACTATGATTTGCTTCGACTTTTCGAGTACGGTGGTTTCCCGCCAGAAAGCAACTATCTGTTTCTTGGGGACTATGTGGACAGGGGGAAGCAGTCATTGGAAACTATCTGCCTCTTACTGGCTTACAAAATCAAATATCccgagaatttttttcttctcagaggaAACCATGAATGTGCCAGCATCAATAGAATTTATGGATTTTACGATGAAT GtaaaagaagatataacattaaACTATGGAAAACTTTCACAGACTGCTTTAACTGTTTACCGATAGCAGCCATCGTGGATGAGAAGATATTCTGCTGTCATGGAG gTTTATCACCAGATCTTCAATCTATGGAGCAGATTCGGCGAATTATGCGACCAACTGATGTACCAGATCAAGGTCTTCTTTGTGATCTTTTGTGGTCTGACCCCGATAAAGATGTCTTAGGCTGGGGTGAAAATGACAGAGGAGTGTCCTTCACATTTGGTGCAGAAGTGGTTGCAAAATTTCTCCATAAGCATGATTTGGATCTTATATGTAGAGCCCATCAG GTGGTTGAAGATGGATATGAATTTTTTGCAAAGAGGCAGTTGGTCACTCTGTTTTCTGCACCCAATTATTGTGGAGAGTTTGACAATGCAGGTGCCATGATGAGTGTGGACGAAACTCTAATGTGTTCTTTTCAG ATTTTAAAGCCTGCAGAGAAAAAGAAGCCGAATGCCACGAGACCTGTAACACCTCCAAGGG TTACATCAGGCCTGAACCCGTCCATTCAGAAAGCTTCAAATTATAGAAACAATACTGTTCTATACGAGTGA
- the PPP1CC gene encoding serine/threonine-protein phosphatase PP1-gamma catalytic subunit isoform X1, with the protein MADIDKLNIDSIIQRLLEVRGSKPGKNVQLQENEIRGLCLKSREIFLSQPILLELEAPLKICGDIHGQYYDLLRLFEYGGFPPESNYLFLGDYVDRGKQSLETICLLLAYKIKYPENFFLLRGNHECASINRIYGFYDECKRRYNIKLWKTFTDCFNCLPIAAIVDEKIFCCHGGLSPDLQSMEQIRRIMRPTDVPDQGLLCDLLWSDPDKDVLGWGENDRGVSFTFGAEVVAKFLHKHDLDLICRAHQVVEDGYEFFAKRQLVTLFSAPNYCGEFDNAGAMMSVDETLMCSFQILKPAEKKKPNATRPVTPPRGMITKQAKK; encoded by the exons ATGGCGGATATAGATAAACTCAACATCGACAGCATCATCCAACGGCTGCTGGAAG TGAGAGGGTCCAAGCCTGGTAAGAATGTCCAGCTACAGGAGAATGAAATCCGAGGACTGTGCTTAAAGTCCCGAGAGATCTTTCTCAGTCAGCCTATCCTACTAGAACTTGAAGCACCACTCAAAATATGTG GTGATATCCATGGGCAATACTATGATTTGCTTCGACTTTTCGAGTACGGTGGTTTCCCGCCAGAAAGCAACTATCTGTTTCTTGGGGACTATGTGGACAGGGGGAAGCAGTCATTGGAAACTATCTGCCTCTTACTGGCTTACAAAATCAAATATCccgagaatttttttcttctcagaggaAACCATGAATGTGCCAGCATCAATAGAATTTATGGATTTTACGATGAAT GtaaaagaagatataacattaaACTATGGAAAACTTTCACAGACTGCTTTAACTGTTTACCGATAGCAGCCATCGTGGATGAGAAGATATTCTGCTGTCATGGAG gTTTATCACCAGATCTTCAATCTATGGAGCAGATTCGGCGAATTATGCGACCAACTGATGTACCAGATCAAGGTCTTCTTTGTGATCTTTTGTGGTCTGACCCCGATAAAGATGTCTTAGGCTGGGGTGAAAATGACAGAGGAGTGTCCTTCACATTTGGTGCAGAAGTGGTTGCAAAATTTCTCCATAAGCATGATTTGGATCTTATATGTAGAGCCCATCAG GTGGTTGAAGATGGATATGAATTTTTTGCAAAGAGGCAGTTGGTCACTCTGTTTTCTGCACCCAATTATTGTGGAGAGTTTGACAATGCAGGTGCCATGATGAGTGTGGACGAAACTCTAATGTGTTCTTTTCAG ATTTTAAAGCCTGCAGAGAAAAAGAAGCCGAATGCCACGAGACCTGTAACACCTCCAAGGGGTATGATCACAAAGCAAGCAAAGAAATAG